The sequence below is a genomic window from Daphnia pulicaria isolate SC F1-1A chromosome 6, SC_F0-13Bv2, whole genome shotgun sequence.
aatggtTACCAGGTACCGAGTTCGAATTGCAGTCTGGCACGAATCACGTTGAGAGTGGACGGTCGCAGTCGATTGCCGGATGTGGTCGGATGCGCTAGAGGATTTTACCGTGTTTATCCATTCATGAAGGAAGCAAAGTATGCCCAATATTCCGCCTGTACACTCTGAAATTGATCTAATAACAATCCCGTTAAATCTATACTTGCGAAATGTAGAATTTGCGGGCGCATTGGCGACGTTCCGCCTTTCCAGTGGTATGTCGACAACCACCAACCAAAAGATGTGACCATTATTATGGATAATACAGGAATCGGTGACGGAAACCCTGAGGGCTTGTCATTTACCCTTCAAGGTAATACAACTTTCAAAATTGGGTGAACAATACAAAAgtacatattttaaaaatcaggtGAATGTGTGAATGACAAGATGATTGGAGTCAGAAAGGAAAACGTCAGATTCAGTCGACGATGAATAAATCGACAAATCGAAGATTTTGAAGCCGGAGAAGGGCCTAGAATAATCATCAAGCCCAGCCATGGTCTCAAACATCAAATTCCCGTTACAAAAGTACCAAAAACTACTTCAACTAGCACAGCACCAACTAAACAACCACCTGTTTTTAACGATAACAATCCTGAATACGAATCTTGGCTCATCTCGCAATCCACCGAATCCAGCCATCCATCATATTCGTCGGATTCAGTCACCTATTTCCCTtcgtcaacaaaaaacaagtcaGCGGCCATCATCGACGACCATTCGCCCACCCACAACTTATTTCAACGACTATCAAGACATTCCATGAGTTATTCTGAAATCTCCTGAGCAAACAGACGACCATTATTCGGCATCATCGTTTGAAATTTACCCACATAATAACCAAGCCGATAATGTGAAACAAGTCCCAGAAATGACGACTAAAAATCCGTGGCTGGCTCTGAAATCTGCTTACCTTCGTAAAATTTCTACTTTTTCGCCATTAAAGTCAACATCTCCCTACAATCAACATTACTATTCAAATAACCCAAACCGCAATATCATAAACAGGGAAAAACTTAACACTGCAATCACTTCTCTACTACCTAGGACAATAGCTAAATATATTCCGACAACTGGCAGGCCAATGACGACCGATCTGCCAACAACCGAACCACCAACTACTCCTGAAGCTACTTCTAACCTGATCAGATATTCGACACAGCCACAAACGACCATTTTGAATCATAATAAGTTCAATTCTTTTCCTACCTTCCCAGCATCAAACTAAACACCAGTAGCAACGAATACCTTCACCAGTCCAGCATCAACAGAGCCCAGTCGAACTGACAAAGTTGGATCAGCTGAGAACGACGCCAATATTTCTAACATCAGCTTGGAGGAAGAGAAATCTAGTTTGACCAAATTACAACAGACATTTAAGCGAACTTACaacaaattaatgaaaataatgtcctaaataatatacaaaaacaaaataagatttGTTTAGCTTATCGGAATCAGTGTAGCCATCCCCTGAATTAAAACCTATAAAAATTTGTGGAATAAAGTATGAAAACATAGAtgttattgaatttctttaatatttccTGAGTACCActgataaaaagaattttgacaaaaacaatattcttttttctttttaaagatacaaacatataaagaaaaagtgtTCGAACGCAGGAAACGaaacttttaaaagaaatgttggaTCGCATTTTTGTCCGCCCATCACACTGCGATCACCTCTAATCttcaacaattatttttagctGATTCCAATGCTTCTCTTGAGCCATGGTTCTCATACGCTCAGGGTTCACATTTCCacagtcttttaaaaaaattctgtccAAAGGATTCGCTTCGTTCAAGAAGAAATCGATGCCTTTCTGGCTCACATTAGAACAACCGCACAACCATAACTTGTTTAAATACTTGAAACTATTTCTAGCGCAAGCTTCCTCAATGATCTTGTCATCAAGAGTGAAACAATCGTCTATGGCTATCTCTGTAATAGTAAGGGAAGATAAAAGCAAAAGTAAGAGTTTGCGTGAAATAGCGAAttgtgaaaaataagaagacaGAGAGATTTCTTCCAGCATCCTTAACGGAAATACTTCCTTTGGGGAACGAAGAGAAGAGTGAACGAGGTCATCTACCACCGGTTCGGGAGTTTCCAGATCAGTACCCTTTATTACAAGTCGCAAACGGCGAATGTTCGGGCAGCTCTCGATGATGAGATCGACTTCTTCGCTCGTTACTTCCATCGATAAAAATAACGTTTCAAGTGTATGGCCACGAGCTTGTAGAAGAGGAATTACTCCGCCACGAATAGAGACTGACGGCATGAAGGATATCCCAATTCTGAAATGTTTTAGTTGTTTAAGTTCTCGAAaacctaaaataaaattgcattCAATTTCCCTACACGTGCGAATACCATTACTTCAGATTTTTCTCACCTAATAACTCCTCATCCGTAAATCCTTCGTCGTTTACTTGTATGAAAACATCAACAAGCGACGGACACATGTCAACGATCAATGAAACGCTGCCTTTTTCATAGGAGACTTCTTCTGGCGGATTCCACATCCACTTGGtcaaagaatatttttttgattctctgTCGTCATTACGAATTCTACGAAAAGCTTTGAGGATATCAGACTCATTGTCGCAATTTAATTCTTTCAGCTCTGGTAAATGTTCGATAGCAAATCGAATTCCGATATGAGTCACTTCCGTTCGATAAACTGATAATTTCTGAAGGGAACTTTGACCGTTGCAGAAATCTTGCATTACAGAATCGGTCACGCCAGGGCACGAATTCACTCGCAatttccttgaaaaaaaattaagtggaCATAAagaaagtttatttatttcattaaagTAGACCCTACCTTAGTTTTGGTTTATCAATTAATCCAAGATTGATCATGCAACTAGCACCGTAAATTGTGCCAGATAAATCAAGGATCTGCAGGTGTTCGAAAAGCTGCAAAATGGGAGTAAAAGTATCTTCTGCTTGATTTATTGTGAAAAAACCTATCTTCAGTGTAGTGAGTTGCTGTAATTGCAAAAAGTTGTTCATTAATTCACTTctatataaaaataacgaaTTAATTTTTACCGAACATCTGACCGATGCTAAACGCACGATGCGAAAACTGTCAGTTATATGCATATTACTTATAGATAAATCCAGAATTTTCAAGTGTGGGTTCAGGAGCAATTCAATAGTCTCCTTTGTAATATCCCAGTGGTTTCTTTCGACCCATTCAAGAGTCATGTACTCCAGACAATGTGAAGCTGTGTGCATAGTCAAAATGgcataatcaaataaaaagcaCACAATTATTCCAAGGAAAAGACACTCACGCAGAAGGTAAAAGAGACTGGAAACGTGCACTGAACTACGTAATGCCGTCCATTTCTCCATGTTATCGACGATACTGGCCATACACAATTCTGCCAGAGATTTGTGGTACCATTTCGGCTGAGGCATGTTGATTGTTGAAGATAATGGTTAAGAGAACACGTTCAGTGAAAACCACGACACGTACACGACGAACATCAACGATCACACTAAAgaattttctaaatatttcgCAGTTTTCGCTCCCTAGTCCCCCCCGCAGTACATGGATATTAGGCTTGTCGggttaatcgtgcccgaggcATGGCCTACTCTAGTAACGGCCTATAGGCTGGCTATCCCTGTGTTGCCGAATGATTCCCAGCCCCTACCCCTTCCCATCCCCTACTTTTCATAGCCAGAGGGCCAAAAGTTATCTTGAGATGTTCCACTTTCCAAACCATCTTTCCACCGTTTGGATGCCTGTGTGTCTGACTTGCATTGGGCCATGGTCagaatcaattgaaaataagCGATTGATAGTCTAGTGGTTAAAGGGATGGACTCCCACAAGAAAAGTATGAGGTTCATATCTATgaaaatcataataaattttcataatttttccttgttttttctttacttttaaagggaattagatggaatgcctagattctgtaaaaaatgtgagttttttcacattttttaaaacaaaatctgaatttgttttctttggcaaggacttagaaaaaaaaaacaaattcagattttgttttaaaaaattaaaaatgtgaaaaaactcgcattttttacagaatctaggcattccatctaattccctttaaaagtaaagaaaaaacaaggaaaaattatgaaaaatttattatgagtTACATAGATTTGAACCTCATACTTCTCTTGTGGGAGTCCATCCCTTTAACCACTAGATTATCAATCGcttatttccatttgattcTGACCATGGCGCAATGCAAGTCAGACACACAGGCATCCAAACGGTGGAAAGATGGTTTGGAAAGTGGAACATCTCAAGATAACTTTTGGCCCTCTGGCTATGAAAAGTAGGGGATGGGAAGGGGTAGGGGCTGGGAATCATTCGGCAACACAGGGATAGCCAGCCTATAGGCCGTTACTAGAGTAGGCCATGGCCCGAGGGAAGgaaagggaggaaaggaaagaatgaaaaaaagaggggaccagactttcctttcctccctattcttccctcgggcacgattaaccCGACAAGCCTAATATCCATGTACTGCggggcgagccaaataaaaatcttctgttcacggcaccccttcacactgcaacgcgacgcaaaggggtcggcttgacccatacctttggatcttaataaggtctatacttgaaaacaataaaagcagacgaaaagaaaatgtgtgtaTGCGTTTTCAAAGAAATAGCATGTAGTTCCCTTACACACCCGTTTGGTGGCACCACAGTCGGAGAGACCTTTTAGTAAAATTACCGGAGCCTCCCCttttatgggaaatttaacactGTCAGTGGAAAccatctctccatacccctggtAATGACAGcggggtttatttttttaatgtcgcCACTTTGTAGTCATGATGTAATCCCTGATTATATGATTTCAAATgttgtatttcaaaaattttaccttttaaaaaaaaacaaataagttgGTAGGGGCACCATGGTAGGGGGCCTGAGGCAAGCGAACACaatgatgaaagaaaattcaaaatgaaacaacaGCGATCACGAACATCggaacaaattaaattaacttgAAGGTCACAATGAAAGAACACGTGATTCGAATGTGATGGGAACATATGGATACAGATTACACACATAGTGTCTCGGAACATCCCAAATCTCAGATTTCCAAGTTAGGATAGAGTGTCTAAGTAATGAAATGTCCGGAAAAGGAGAAATGAGGAGACAAGTCCTATAATTTGGAGAAGCGCGATTGCTAAACTGACGCATAATGCGTAAGTTCCATAAGGAGTATTGCTAGCCTGAAGTTTTTGAACGCATCCCTATTAAGGCAAAAAACATAATTACATCGGATAAATCGATTCCCATTTTGTTAGCCTTTCTTAACTCTTACCTTGGTATAAATAAACTGATTGGTTGTTGTGTTTGACCCCATGTGGCGATGGTCTTGGCAGTTTTGACTCGCCGGTTCGATACAACACGATTTTGGTACGGTGAACGTGAGTTTGGTGCCAGAATCATCACGCGGTATAATTTCCGTCTGATTCAAACTGTAAGAAGACACCATCCAACTTAAAAAGCTGCTCGAACCGCAACATCGGAACTGTGTAAATAACATCGACAAtctgattattttattaatataaacaaaacaaaactataATTAATCAATACCGATTGTTGAACGATATCAAGGAGAGCCGTTTTACTAGAATCTTTTCCATAGTCAAACCGAACTATGTTAGCCACCCGCTCCAACGACATTTGGTCGGTCTGAGTAGTAGTGACATAGGTCCAGATACCTCCAATCAAAAGGAATACCAGCGAAACAAACAGTAGAAAGATAAACTGcacgaataatttaaaaattttaaaaattattagttaagGTTGATATTTGGCAACGGTTAAAATAAGCCTTATAGACTTACGCTGCCCATAACGGGTTTGTTGTGTCGTAACACGCCAACAAAACCAACGACTCCAGATAAGAGCAACAAAACCACGGAGATCATCAGCATGTAGACTCCAGCACTAGTACTACTACTTGTAAGGTGACTGTAATTTGTCTTTGACAAGGCCCATATAGTCCCCCCTACACCAAGTACTCCGCATATCTGTATAGAAAGTTGGAACCGTAAAATTACACTGGCCATATTTGCTGTGccattttatctattttttcaAGTGGTAAAATATCTCAATAACACAAATCACACAGTACGTTTGAGAATAAATTTGAGTGAGTTAagatttcttgaaaatattttttgaacaGATCAAATTTCATGATTTATAGTTTCCTTTTTGACGTGCTATGACGAGTCCGTATAGGACAGGTGTATGCTTAGGTATGTATAGATGCTATTCCATTGTATTAGATAGCCATTTAGGGTATCCTTCATTcttgttttggaaataaaaggCCCATCCATGCCTGCCAAGCAGTGATGTTTTTTAGAGTGACGATAAAAcccgtttcattttttaatgccCAAAACAATTTTAGCTTTCTGATTAAATAATATTGGTTTGCCATCGTCCGTGAGCCGttccaaaatttaaacaagaaaaaaacaaacatctgCTGGCATATCTGTTATAATCGCCCACGGCGAGTTGCGTGAATTTGGTTCTGTAATATAAATGTTGGTATATATTTTCCGGCTTCTCGGGGCTAAAAGCCGAGGTCGTGAtgtaaaattgatttctttttaaactcTCCAATTCAACTTGTATCCCAAACATTTGTTAACAAAGATTTCAGTTTTTCCGAAAAGATAAAACCGCGCTAGCCCTTGCGAACAAAGTCACTGTGTACCGAACTTGTTACGCAACAGCTCGGCAGACGACAAAGATGAACCCGATGGTAGTACCTAATAAAAACGTTCAGACTTTATGTGACCTTGAATTTTACGGGACGTGGATGGCCTCTGAAAGCGCCTTCGGAGCTTGCTTCTAAAATTCTTTGtcgattttcttttgagcCTATATAATACCCACCAAATATCAATGCGTCTATAGTCTAGACAGGTAAAAAGCGCTGGTACTGACTTGGACTCGATGAAAGATAATGAAAcctgtaataaaatttttaattcgcCCTTCGTGAACTGGTTTCatgccattttttttacaatttgaacGCACGCATCCTTGAAAAGAGCAGTGTTAATAAACGCGATGCAAAGATGTCTGGACAAACCAGTCGCGTGAAGATTATGTGGCGAaatcaaacgaaaagaatGTACTACCACTGCGCGTCTATGTAGGCTAATTTTTCGTGTATACAAGTTCAGCCCTAACGGCAAGGTTATCAACTTTGCGAACCACCGAATATTTTCAAGACatcaaaaaggtttctttctgTAGCTCCATTTTAGGAACCGTATAATTTCCATTGTTCTAAAACAAGATTGCGTAATTTCCGTAACCCAACATTTGCAAGGTATACATACTCTTCATTCGCCGTAACTTTTGATATTTACCACAAAAAAAGTGCTGACAGATAAGGCAGTCCACTTCAAGAAGCGATAGCGAACATTTTCGTCGTGAAAATTTCGGGTCTGTCGAATTGCTGGACGATGAACACCACGGAAATATCTGGACAACAGGGGCGCTTCCCGGTTGTTTGTATCAACTTCGGCACCGATCTCGGAATTCACGTTGCGCgccatcattaaaaaaatgaggCAATCAATAGCGGAAGGGGAAAAGGTCGCTGTTTTGGCCTTGTTCTTATGTCACCGCTGCTGTTGTTACAACTGAGTCTCGTTCAACAGATTGTATGGCTTTTGAAGACCCAGGGCAACTTTCGTTGGCTCACTAGGAGGAGGCGGGACTTGAACCTCATTTGCGCTTGCAGGAAATTTACTAGGGGCGAAAATGGAAAGTCTTCTAAAATACGGTCCATGTCGAATTGACCATTTGGATTGCATTAAACGGCTTGACCTCCAATATCTACTCTACTACCCTACTTATTATATGGCCTGGGCACAtttattaccaacaacaaaaattccgACAACATAAAATGTCGCTAGGGCCAAGCGTTAAAATTTTATGAAGGCTGGATTTCATGAAACCTGTTTTTATTCAATCTaactttataaaaaaaaatttacaattttaGATTGTtacatttataaatttatatgCCTTTTTGGTTTCTGTAATTAAATACATATCCAGACATTGCTTGATTTCTAAAGctgaaatttaatcaaaacaaATATCTCGGTTCACGTTCACAAGTcatgatacaaaataaaagttcctGATTCGcataataaaatatgaaatgaaGAAATCTGATAATTCAATTGAGTTTCTTTTGAGCTCTGGAAAAGCTCAAAAGAAACTACGGGAACTGGCAACCCTGTAATAACAGACAACTTTCACGTCCAACGGGAGTCGGGACCAggaaatatttcttgttttgttttttgtactGCTGTGTTACGGTTTCTATCCAATCTCTCCCCAATGAAATTTCCACAGTCCACTTAGATTTTTATCTTCCTAATTTTCAAGGTGattattccttttctttgttgtttagCAAGAAACTTAATTGCCGAAAATTGTTGGCATAGACAGTTTTTCAAACATGACGAAATTGTGTCGCACAATATGCCAAGTGACGGTATTTCTGTATTTCTGCGTTTTTGCGAGTGCAACAGGTgggctttgtttttttttacctgtgaatttttcagttttattatATGTTATTTTCGTTCTTTCAGACACCACGAGAACATCTGATCTGTATGCTTATTTCTCTCAACATGGAATCAAGGGTTCTGTTAAAATTATGCACAATGTCAAGGAAACGGATCCTGAGAATCTAAATAACACAAAAGGAACTTTTATCTTTGAGATGGATAGTCACATGGATGTGGAACCAGCTTCCTATTCCTGGTCATTGTATGATCTCCCAGTAGAATATACTCAGCCAGTTGCTTGTGACAAGGGATATCTCGGAGAGAAGTAATAAAGGTCTAATAATTTTCATTCACTTCACTGTTATAAAATCCCTTTATTGATTACAGAATTTTAGATCTTACACCCTTGTTTGGTCAGGTCACCTTGCCTAATCTCAATTTTACTGTAGACTTCAATCTGAGTCTTATTAATGTGACTGGACCCACTTCACTTTGGGGGAGAACTCTCATTTTTGAAGGCCCCAACACTTTATGCGCCACCATTATGGTATTTTATTGTGTATTAACTCATACAAAACATACTAAAAGTCTTGACAACCATATGAAATGTTTATTGTGTAGCCTGAAGATGGTCTCAAGGTTGCTGCTGCACGATTATCTTCACCAATTGCCGGATCAGTGACTGTAATATCCTGGTCAGTTGGAGACGAAGTTGACACTCGTGTACTAACGGATCTTTATCATGTTTCTGGTGATGGCACGGCTTCAAATCACGTTTGGAAGTTATTAGTTACAGACGTGCTGGACACTAAACAAGGTGGGTAATCATTTAAACAAAGCAAATATAACAGTTGGTTCTTAGAAcatttccatttgtttttttagatcGAGATCGAGGGGATTGTAACGCACTTCAATTCCTGTATGACCCTGATTCTCGTTCTGGAGTGAATTGTTCACCTCAAGCGCCTCAAAACTGCAAACAGGGCGATTTGTCGGGTCGTTTGGGACTAGTTCGCTCAGCTTCGAAACCGGGAGGAGGTTAGAACTCAATTCGAATTAATTTTGCCAGTTACGCCAATTGATCAACATTTTTCTATAGGTTTTGGAGGTGGATCTCGTCGCGCGTTTCGCGATCCTCTTTTAGTTCTTCCTGATTTAAAGGGTCCTCGTTCTTTGTACATGGTTCTCTTTGATAAGGATTTACCCGATGTTGTTTTAGCCTGTGGAAGATTTCGTGAACTTCGTCCGAGGAAAGCGCGAGCTTTCTTCGCTCAGAAAGGAGTGCGCGGTGAAATTGTATTAGAGCAAAGGACTCCTATCGACCCTACACATGTTCTCGTTAACGTAACAggtaaaattaattgattagaATATTTATTCGATGTCCTCTTAATTAATTATATTGTGTCAAATAGGGTTAAACTCTTTAGCCGGAGGTTTTCATATCCACGAATACCCGGTTCCCATTCCAAGGGTACCAGGGGAAAAAATTTGCAGCGCCACTGCCAATCATTATAACCCTTGGGGTTGGGTTCCTGCCGATAGCCCGCCACCCGGCCGTGGTACTGGTGAAATGTACGAACTTGGTGATCTCAGCGGGAAATTTGGAATGCTAACTGGGCTCACGACTCTTGAGAACGACGTGACAGACACCACGTTACCACTTTTCGGACCGTACAGTGTACAAGGTCGTGGATTAGTGATTCATCTGGCCTCAGATGGCTCTCGCTGGGTGTGCACAAATGTAGAACCTTTCGGCGTGAAAATGACTACTGCTGTAGCAATCTTCCGGTACCCGTTAGGCGGTAGGTTATTGCTACAACTGCATAGATTAGTAGTTTTTAAATACATAACTTTCCTTCCTACAGGTCGCATATTTTTGCGCCAAGCGTCAGAGGATCCACTATCTGAGACAATGGTCTACATTGAATCTCTCATCTACAGCGATGGAAACGTTAACGGCACTAACAATCATCAGTTAGAAATTCACACAAATTTACCTGGAGTTGATTTCCATGACTGGCAATTAAGGTGTCAGTCAACTGGATCCATTTACAATCCATTCAAAGTACTAGATTGAACAATTGCGAAGaaatcattatttaaaaatgcgTTTCGTCCTTGtagataaacgaaaagaacgcAAGGGATTGCAATACCGACACCCAACGACGTTGCATCGTAGGAGATCTGACCATGAAACACGGTCGCTTGGTTGTTGCAGGATTAGCTAGCGAAGTCAAAACAACACAGCGACTCTTCACTGATGTAAACCTGCCTTTATCTGGTCCACAATCCATCATTGGCCGATCCGTAGTTATTTTTGACGACAATTCTCCTAAACAAAGAGGCAATCGTCTCGCTTGCACACCGTAAGTCAACACTTGATGTAATTCCAAGTGTGAAATGAAAACTATTACGTATTTTGTGTTATTAGAATTATGTACTACCATCGACACAAAACGGTGGTTAAGGACTGGTTTGGAAATGGTCTTACTACTCCTGTCGAGGGTAAGGTTGAAATTATCCAGGAAACAGAGTTCAGCAGTTCTTCTATCCAAATGGATTTGACTGGATTGCGCGGAGAAGCGGGAAGATATGGCATATACTCGGCAAGcacatttttctgatttgttgaaatatttaatttctgaccatgaattttgttttctaggcTCCTGTAAAAGTCGATTTACAATTTCCTTGCACCGAATCCTCATTGGGCATGCCCCACAATCCATTGAATGTTAGTTTAGTGTCCGATGTTCAAGCCGGAACCTCGGATCAATACCCTGTTGGGGACTTGAgctcaaaatttggccaattAGCTGGATTTAGTGTGATTCACTCCGTTTTCAATGACACCAATATGCCACTTTATGGTGCAACATCGATCATTGGCCGTAGTTTCGTCTTGAATCGTGCTCGGGATAACGAAAGGTATATCCAATTTCTATTGTCTTTTTATTACCACGATATTTGAACTGATTGAACTTTGGTCAATTTACTAATTTAGATGGGCATGTGGCACAATGGGATGGGGTTTTTCTCCGTCAGAAGCTACTGAAATTCGAGCCATTGCTTCCTTTCATCACCCAGGAGGT
It includes:
- the LOC124344000 gene encoding uncharacterized protein LOC124344000; translation: MTKLCRTICQVTVFLYFCVFASATDTTRTSDLYAYFSQHGIKGSVKIMHNVKETDPENLNNTKGTFIFEMDSHMDVEPASYSWSLYDLPVEYTQPVACDKGYLGEKILDLTPLFGQVTLPNLNFTVDFNLSLINVTGPTSLWGRTLIFEGPNTLCATIMPEDGLKVAAARLSSPIAGSVTVISWSVGDEVDTRVLTDLYHVSGDGTASNHVWKLLVTDVLDTKQDRDRGDCNALQFLYDPDSRSGVNCSPQAPQNCKQGDLSGRLGLVRSASKPGGGFGGGSRRAFRDPLLVLPDLKGPRSLYMVLFDKDLPDVVLACGRFRELRPRKARAFFAQKGVRGEIVLEQRTPIDPTHVLVNVTGLNSLAGGFHIHEYPVPIPRVPGEKICSATANHYNPWGWVPADSPPPGRGTGEMYELGDLSGKFGMLTGLTTLENDVTDTTLPLFGPYSVQGRGLVIHLASDGSRWVCTNVEPFGVKMTTAVAIFRYPLGGRIFLRQASEDPLSETMVYIESLIYSDGNVNGTNNHQLEIHTNLPGVDFHDWQLRCQSTGSIYNPFKINEKNARDCNTDTQRRCIVGDLTMKHGRLVVAGLASEVKTTQRLFTDVNLPLSGPQSIIGRSVVIFDDNSPKQRGNRLACTPIMYYHRHKTVVKDWFGNGLTTPVEGKVEIIQETEFSSSSIQMDLTGLRGEAGRYGIYSAPVKVDLQFPCTESSLGMPHNPLNVSLVSDVQAGTSDQYPVGDLSSKFGQLAGFSVIHSVFNDTNMPLYGATSIIGRSFVLNRARDNERWACGTMGWGFSPSEATEIRAIASFHHPGGFLTGYVRMSQVVYHDGSATDTVIEVFLRHPGRQNTRNLLTVTRNHRWAVYVNPVGVDAAVAPYNARCVASGYMWNPSFVQLTAPVVADQRNEDVYRQECQPHVPYRCMIGDLSGRLGPIDIGAGRTVFSDKNLPLHGKYSVLGRSLIVFTPDGGGERFACANIEPDGDIFKFIVIRKPRKFVASEFVEDVRRVLGVPEWMLLVDTRHTRNIQNDRCVQFKVHFYGPVATRIEQDLSQLLSRGQLDSPTIQVHGSHVDPKRSKTIPYHVCDESDNAQRQPSSDTSVASSISFAAVLLALTIPLTVFT
- the LOC124344016 gene encoding tetraspanin-11-like; this encodes MMARNVNSEIGAEVDTNNREAPLLSRYFRGVHRPAIRQTRNFHDENVRYRFLKWTALSVSTFFVICGVLGVGGTIWALSKTNYSHLTSSSTSAGVYMLMISVVLLLLSGVVGFVGVLRHNKPVMGSFIFLLFVSLVFLLIGGIWTYVTTTQTDQMSLERVANIVRFDYGKDSSKTALLDIVQQSFRCCGSSSFLSWMVSSYSLNQTEIIPRDDSGTKLTFTVPKSCCIEPASQNCQDHRHMGSNTTTNQFIYTKGCVQKLQASNTPYGTYALCVSLAIALLQIIGLVSSFLLFRTFHYLDTLS
- the LOC124344008 gene encoding uncharacterized protein LOC124344008 isoform X2, which encodes MPQPKWYHKSLAELCMASIVDNMEKWTALRSSVHVSSLFYLLPSHCLEYMTLEWVERNHWDITKETIELLLNPHLKILDLSISNMHITDSFRIVRLASVRCSQLTTLKIGFFTINQAEDTFTPILQLFEHLQILDLSGTIYGASCMINLGLIDKPKLRKLRVNSCPGVTDSVMQDFCNGQSSLQKLSVYRTEVTHIGIRFAIEHLPELKELNCDNESDILKAFRRIRNDDRESKKYSLTKWMWNPPEEVSYEKGSVSLIVDMCPSLVDVFIQVNDEGFTDEELLGFRELKQLKHFRIGISFMPSVSIRGGVIPLLQARGHTLETLFLSMEVTSEEVDLIIESCPNIRRLRLVIKGTDLETPEPVVDDLVHSSLRSPKEVFPLRMLEEISLSSLSSYFSRFAISRKLLLLLLSSPALTAVCIVKCFTLDDQIIEEACARNSFKYLTKLKFHGCSNVSQKGIDFFLNEANPLDEISLNDCGNVNPERMRTMAQEKHWNSVKITVEE